The Akkermansia muciniphila genome contains a region encoding:
- the coaD gene encoding pantetheine-phosphate adenylyltransferase — protein MKRIAVYAGSFDPLTNGHLWMIKQGARMFDELIVAIGDNPDKHYTFSHEERMTMLRVALSDMPDVRIAEFHNRFLVDFANEHGATFMLRGIRSTQDYEYERVMRHINADMAPKVCTVFLMPPRDTAELSSSMIKGLIGPEGWEGQVSRYVPHNVFSMLKEKYREIFPHS, from the coding sequence ATGAAGCGCATCGCCGTGTATGCCGGTAGTTTCGACCCTCTGACCAATGGTCACTTATGGATGATCAAGCAGGGGGCGAGGATGTTTGATGAGCTGATTGTGGCCATAGGCGACAATCCGGACAAGCACTACACGTTTTCCCATGAGGAACGCATGACCATGCTCCGGGTGGCGCTTTCCGACATGCCGGACGTGCGCATTGCGGAGTTCCACAACCGCTTTCTGGTGGACTTTGCCAACGAGCACGGGGCCACGTTTATGCTGCGCGGCATCCGTTCCACCCAGGATTATGAATATGAACGCGTGATGCGCCATATCAATGCGGACATGGCCCCCAAGGTGTGCACGGTGTTCCTGATGCCCCCGCGGGATACGGCGGAATTGTCCTCCAGCATGATCAAGGGGCTGATCGGCCCGGAAGGCTGGGAAGGGCAGGTGAGCCGTTATGTTCCCCACAATGTCTTCTCCATGCTGAAGGAGAAGTACCGGGAGATTTTCCCGCATTCCTAG
- a CDS encoding peptide chain release factor-like protein, with amino-acid sequence MVRPEKLAALKERMEALGIREQDLEESFVRGSGHGGQKVNKTNNCVYLKHLPTGIAVKCHVDRSRELNRFLARRELCDAVEQAQTGQCAARARVIQRMRRQKDRRRRRRSGPPSSSPE; translated from the coding sequence ATGGTAAGGCCTGAAAAACTGGCCGCTCTCAAGGAGCGGATGGAAGCCCTGGGCATCCGTGAACAGGACCTGGAGGAAAGCTTTGTCCGCGGCAGCGGGCACGGGGGCCAGAAGGTGAATAAAACCAACAACTGCGTTTATCTCAAGCACCTCCCCACGGGCATCGCCGTCAAATGCCATGTGGACCGCTCCCGGGAACTCAACCGTTTTCTGGCGCGGCGGGAACTGTGCGATGCCGTGGAGCAGGCACAAACGGGCCAGTGCGCCGCCAGGGCGCGCGTCATCCAGCGCATGCGCAGGCAAAAGGACAGAAGAAGGCGCAGGCGGTCCGGCCCTCCCAGCTCTTCTCCGGAATAA
- a CDS encoding UTP--glucose-1-phosphate uridylyltransferase: MSTFTPFEEKMESAGIPAAAIKAFSRCYEALVSNHSGMIPETDILPADQVADWQEITASTPAADKDLISQCVCIKLNGGLGTSMGLQKAKSLLKVKGKDTFLDLIVRQVKHLRSVSGTPVRLLLMNSFSTSADTLAYLEKYADDGFADPSQVELMQNRVPKILADGLTPAAYPEQPELEWCPPGHGDLYPALLGSGWLDRLLADGVKYAFVSNSDNLGAQLDMNFLRWFAESGAPFVMEVTRRTEADKKGGHLAVRKKDGQLILREVAQCPEADIPEFQNISKHRYFNTNTLWIRLDALKEILDANGGVLPLPMIRNSKTLNPRDPESAPVYQLETAMGAGMECFPGARAVNVPRSRFFPVKTTSDLFLLRSDAIAVDESGKVALAPEREGKTPIVDLDSKRYKLVDSLDGLGLPSLIGLDKLTLRGRFHFQDGAILQGTLLMENGSEETKEISPGIYAGA; the protein is encoded by the coding sequence ATGAGTACGTTCACTCCTTTTGAAGAAAAGATGGAGTCCGCCGGCATTCCGGCCGCGGCCATCAAAGCTTTCTCCCGCTGTTACGAAGCCCTCGTCTCCAACCACTCCGGCATGATTCCGGAAACGGATATCCTCCCCGCGGACCAGGTGGCTGACTGGCAGGAAATCACGGCCTCCACCCCCGCGGCGGACAAGGACCTGATCTCCCAGTGCGTCTGCATCAAGCTCAACGGCGGCCTTGGTACGAGCATGGGCCTCCAGAAGGCAAAAAGCCTGTTGAAGGTGAAGGGCAAGGACACGTTCCTGGACTTGATCGTCAGGCAGGTGAAACACCTGCGCTCCGTCTCCGGCACGCCCGTGCGCCTTCTGCTGATGAACTCCTTCTCCACCAGCGCGGACACGCTGGCCTACCTGGAAAAATACGCGGACGACGGCTTTGCGGACCCCTCCCAGGTGGAGCTGATGCAGAACCGCGTGCCCAAAATCCTGGCGGACGGCCTCACCCCCGCCGCGTATCCGGAACAGCCGGAACTGGAATGGTGCCCGCCCGGCCATGGAGACCTGTACCCGGCCCTGCTGGGCTCCGGCTGGCTGGACCGCCTGCTGGCGGACGGCGTCAAATACGCCTTTGTCTCCAACTCCGACAACCTGGGCGCGCAGCTTGACATGAACTTCCTGCGCTGGTTTGCGGAAAGCGGCGCCCCCTTCGTCATGGAAGTCACCCGCCGCACGGAGGCGGACAAGAAAGGCGGCCACCTGGCCGTCAGGAAGAAGGACGGCCAGTTGATCCTGCGGGAAGTGGCCCAGTGCCCGGAAGCGGACATTCCCGAATTCCAGAACATCTCCAAGCACCGCTACTTCAATACCAACACCCTCTGGATACGCCTGGACGCCCTGAAGGAAATCCTGGACGCCAACGGCGGCGTACTCCCGCTGCCCATGATCCGGAACAGCAAGACGCTCAATCCCCGCGACCCGGAATCAGCCCCCGTGTACCAGCTGGAGACGGCCATGGGCGCCGGCATGGAATGCTTCCCGGGCGCACGGGCCGTCAACGTCCCGCGTTCCCGCTTCTTCCCGGTCAAGACCACGTCCGACCTGTTCCTGCTGCGTTCGGACGCCATCGCCGTGGATGAAAGCGGCAAGGTAGCCCTGGCTCCGGAACGGGAAGGAAAAACTCCCATTGTGGACCTGGACTCCAAGCGGTACAAGCTGGTGGACTCCCTGGACGGACTGGGCCTGCCTTCCCTGATCGGCCTGGACAAACTGACCCTGCGCGGCCGCTTCCACTTCCAGGATGGAGCCATTCTCCAAGGCACATTGCTGATGGAAAACGGTTCCGAAGAAACAAAGGAAATTTCCCCGGGCATCTATGCCGGAGCCTGA
- a CDS encoding methyltransferase domain-containing protein, with amino-acid sequence MDWNAELYENKHDFVAEYGKDLLSNVPENPGLSILDLGCGTGTLTHALLGKSPFVTGMDASPEMIAKARQLYPGMDFRVMDACRMPWNGWFDIVFSNAAFHWIPDQGALLKAVFRVLKPQGRLICEFGAHRNILRIREAFQASLLERELPVKTRFYFPTVEEYRCLLEQAGLHPETVLDFDRPTPLKDGPDGLRNWARQFFQADLKDLHEKRRIRIFEEMEAALRNELWDGAQWVADYRRIRVTAVK; translated from the coding sequence ATGGACTGGAACGCTGAGCTATACGAAAACAAGCATGATTTTGTTGCGGAATACGGCAAGGACCTGCTCTCCAACGTGCCGGAAAACCCTGGCCTGTCCATTCTGGACCTGGGCTGCGGAACCGGGACCCTTACGCATGCTCTGCTGGGAAAATCGCCCTTCGTCACAGGCATGGACGCCTCCCCGGAAATGATCGCCAAGGCCCGGCAGCTTTACCCCGGAATGGACTTCCGCGTGATGGACGCCTGCCGCATGCCCTGGAACGGCTGGTTTGATATTGTCTTTTCCAACGCCGCCTTTCACTGGATACCGGACCAGGGGGCCCTATTGAAAGCCGTCTTCCGCGTCCTGAAGCCGCAGGGCAGGCTGATCTGTGAATTCGGAGCCCACCGCAACATCCTCCGCATCCGGGAGGCGTTCCAGGCCAGCCTCCTGGAGAGGGAGCTTCCCGTCAAAACCCGTTTTTACTTCCCCACTGTGGAGGAATACCGCTGTCTGCTGGAACAGGCGGGGCTGCACCCGGAAACGGTCTTGGACTTTGACCGCCCCACCCCGCTGAAAGACGGCCCGGACGGCTTGCGCAACTGGGCGCGCCAGTTTTTCCAGGCGGATTTGAAGGACCTGCATGAAAAAAGGCGCATCCGGATTTTTGAGGAAATGGAAGCGGCCCTGCGGAATGAGCTGTGGGACGGCGCCCAATGGGTGGCGGACTACCGCCGCATCAGGGTGACTGCCGTCAAATGA
- a CDS encoding tetratricopeptide repeat protein, which translates to MLKMILLLARRTFIRLLLAMLPLGLFAVLAQALDLSPLQSLVTLIPVIAFEVWLVVKYVLPVMGDLVTKTLYSSNITTDEEVLVEASRRMLNSGDAQGALELLERYRKENPGLVRSWLMESGLLNDMRRYADSVKILQEGLESRRWRKEDRALFLYKIGVIYDSMLNNPDKARKYWEEAADRYPNTAYGRSALDKL; encoded by the coding sequence ATGTTGAAAATGATCCTGCTGCTGGCGCGGCGCACGTTTATACGGCTGCTGCTGGCGATGCTGCCTCTGGGGCTCTTTGCCGTTCTGGCGCAGGCCCTTGACCTTTCCCCCCTCCAGTCCCTGGTCACGCTGATTCCGGTGATTGCTTTTGAAGTATGGCTGGTGGTCAAGTATGTGCTGCCCGTCATGGGGGATCTGGTGACCAAGACGCTGTATTCCTCCAACATCACCACGGATGAGGAAGTGCTGGTGGAGGCCTCCCGGCGCATGTTGAATTCCGGAGACGCGCAGGGAGCCCTGGAGTTGCTGGAACGCTACCGGAAGGAGAATCCGGGGCTGGTGCGGTCCTGGCTCATGGAATCCGGCTTGCTGAATGACATGCGCAGGTATGCTGATTCCGTAAAAATCCTCCAGGAAGGCCTGGAATCCAGAAGATGGCGAAAGGAGGACCGGGCGCTGTTCCTGTACAAGATAGGGGTGATTTACGATTCCATGCTCAACAATCCGGACAAGGCCCGGAAGTACTGGGAGGAGGCCGCGGACAGGTATCCCAATACGGCTTACGGGCGCTCCGCCCTGGACAAGCTGTAA
- a CDS encoding LicD family protein, producing the protein MINWFAGRFREEKDLSLVARLEDIRNLLIYNHPVSQVPPATGKLRLLQDGNTVLLALFARKCRENGLRYWLDYGTLLGAVRHRGFIPWDDDLDASMMRPEYDRLLELLPSLFPREEGFTWKRHAFLQIGYEGTPLNIDVYPYHFYSEPLVNAEQHDRLDRRLSGFKKDVVLVKDRMNLTDEEVQQKIRREILEGREPGEEKDCPGIFLSPAITFTKNTHLSYETFFPLGSMDFEGLKFSVPNHARQYLQFFYGDYLSYPDRIQFKHPSVKHMMEHVPFEAAVNRFIDVYGKQIDASQP; encoded by the coding sequence ATGATCAACTGGTTCGCGGGAAGGTTCAGGGAAGAGAAAGACCTGTCCCTTGTCGCAAGGTTGGAGGATATCCGCAACCTTCTTATTTACAACCATCCCGTTTCCCAGGTTCCTCCGGCCACGGGCAAGTTGAGACTGCTTCAGGATGGCAATACCGTTCTGCTGGCCCTTTTTGCGCGGAAATGCCGGGAAAACGGCCTAAGGTACTGGCTGGATTACGGCACTCTGCTGGGCGCCGTGCGTCACCGGGGATTTATTCCGTGGGATGACGATCTGGACGCAAGCATGATGAGGCCGGAGTATGACCGCCTGTTGGAGTTGCTTCCCTCCCTGTTCCCCCGGGAGGAAGGGTTTACCTGGAAGCGGCATGCCTTTTTACAGATAGGGTATGAGGGTACTCCGCTCAACATTGACGTGTATCCCTATCATTTTTATTCCGAGCCTCTTGTAAACGCTGAGCAGCACGACCGCCTGGACAGGCGGCTTTCCGGCTTCAAGAAGGACGTCGTCTTGGTCAAGGACAGGATGAATCTGACGGATGAGGAGGTGCAGCAGAAAATCCGCCGGGAGATTCTGGAGGGAAGGGAACCGGGAGAGGAGAAGGACTGCCCCGGAATTTTTCTGTCCCCCGCCATCACTTTTACGAAAAACACCCATCTTTCCTATGAAACGTTCTTCCCCCTGGGCTCCATGGATTTTGAGGGATTGAAGTTTTCCGTGCCCAACCACGCGCGCCAGTACCTGCAGTTTTTTTATGGCGACTACCTGTCCTATCCGGACCGTATCCAGTTTAAGCATCCTTCCGTGAAGCATATGATGGAACACGTTCCCTTTGAAGCGGCGGTCAACCGTTTCATAGACGTTTACGGAAAGCAGATTGACGCGTCCCAGCCATGA
- a CDS encoding Gfo/Idh/MocA family oxidoreductase, translated as MKTVITYGTFDLLHTGHVNLLRRARALGDRLIVGVTTASYDQSRGKLNVMESLAERVENVRKTGLADLIITEELEGQKLHDIQKYGADIFVIGSDWTGKFDYLREHCEVVYLERTKGVSSTDLRSARNFIVHMGIAGHGRIAGRFLQESKYVSGIEVTAVYGRDEGKVRRFAESYELLEYDTEYERFLDKVDAVYIAVPHHLHYELAKRALLKGRHVLCEKPLALSREEVEELFLLAAEKGCVLLEALKTAFFPAFQQLTGVAESGVIGSIKAVDAAFTKLIEDDSSREFDPAQAGGAWTELGAYPVFVIGKLLGTESRSLRFTTCRKPETGVDLFTRADFLYPNAAASATVAIGAKREGDLCITGTRGYIYVPSPWWKTEMFEVRFEDPRKNRKYFVRFEGDGLRYELAAFLRLIHGCRHELNLMSRDDSLFIADVTRQFLDGENVNEIG; from the coding sequence ATGAAAACGGTCATTACCTACGGTACGTTTGACCTGCTTCATACGGGGCACGTCAATCTTCTCAGGAGAGCCAGGGCGCTGGGGGACCGCCTCATCGTCGGTGTGACCACGGCCAGCTATGACCAGAGCCGGGGCAAGTTGAATGTGATGGAAAGCCTGGCGGAGCGCGTGGAAAACGTCCGGAAGACCGGACTGGCGGACCTCATTATCACGGAGGAGCTGGAAGGGCAGAAGCTCCATGACATCCAGAAGTATGGGGCGGATATTTTCGTGATCGGTTCCGACTGGACGGGGAAGTTCGACTATCTCCGCGAACACTGCGAGGTGGTTTACCTGGAGCGCACCAAGGGCGTTTCTTCAACGGACCTCCGTTCCGCCCGGAATTTCATTGTCCACATGGGGATAGCAGGCCACGGACGCATAGCGGGCCGTTTTCTTCAGGAGTCCAAGTACGTCAGCGGCATTGAAGTAACGGCCGTTTACGGTCGCGACGAGGGAAAAGTGCGCCGGTTTGCGGAGTCGTATGAACTGCTGGAATATGATACGGAGTATGAACGGTTCCTGGACAAGGTGGACGCCGTTTACATCGCCGTGCCGCATCACCTGCATTATGAGCTCGCCAAAAGGGCCCTCCTGAAAGGAAGGCATGTGCTGTGCGAGAAGCCCCTGGCGCTTTCCCGGGAGGAGGTGGAAGAGCTGTTCCTGCTGGCCGCGGAAAAGGGCTGCGTTTTACTTGAAGCGTTGAAGACGGCGTTTTTCCCGGCTTTTCAGCAGTTGACAGGCGTGGCGGAAAGCGGGGTCATCGGTTCCATCAAGGCGGTGGACGCAGCGTTCACCAAATTGATTGAGGATGATTCCAGCAGGGAGTTTGATCCCGCGCAGGCGGGGGGAGCGTGGACGGAGCTGGGGGCCTACCCCGTTTTCGTGATCGGGAAACTGCTGGGTACGGAAAGCCGGAGCCTGCGCTTCACGACTTGCAGGAAGCCGGAAACGGGGGTGGACCTTTTTACACGGGCGGATTTCCTTTATCCCAATGCGGCGGCCTCCGCCACAGTCGCCATCGGGGCCAAGAGGGAAGGGGACTTGTGCATTACGGGAACGCGCGGCTACATTTATGTTCCCTCTCCGTGGTGGAAAACGGAGATGTTTGAAGTGCGTTTTGAAGACCCACGGAAGAACAGGAAATATTTTGTCAGGTTTGAGGGCGACGGCCTCCGCTATGAGCTCGCCGCGTTTCTGCGCCTGATTCACGGCTGCCGCCACGAGCTGAATCTCATGTCCCGGGATGATTCCCTGTTCATCGCTGACGTCACCCGGCAGTTCCTGGATGGGGAAAACGTGAATGAGATCGGGTAA
- a CDS encoding alpha amylase C-terminal domain-containing protein → MRRPPIPGLVMADGWLQPYSRQIRDRQRLFDLKMKRINQHAGSLEGYAQGYRYYGLNRDPETSAWTYREWAPAARGLFLTGDFNGWDRESHPLVRNERGVWEITLPPDALAHGQKVKVHVIGADGTGKDRIPAWITRAVQDPSTYDFAGEVWMPEHPYEWRNNGFDPSRIEVPFVYEAHVGMGGEEGRVHTYREFADEVLPRIAGLGYNTVQLMAVQEHPYYGSFGYHVSSFFAPSSRFGTPEDLKYLIDQAHGLNIAVLLDVVHSHAVKNEAEGLNNFDGSGGMYFLPGERGHHPDWDSCCFDYGRDEVIEFLLSNVRWWLEEFRFDGFRFDGVTSMLYFHRGHEPFGDLSAYFGPSVDLDAVAYLQLASTLIQRVRPGAIAIAEDMSGMPGLCRPVDEGGLGFSHRLAMGIPDYWIKLLKEKKDEEWSMGDMWYTLTNRRYGEPHVAYCESHDQALVGDKTLAFRLMDAEMYWKMAVDQQSVVVDRGMALHKMIRLVTMATGGEGWLNFMGNEFGHPEWIDFPREGNGWSYEHCRRQWSLVDNPSLRFKLLNAFDQAMVRMALDARLLNNPPPFPLNIDEGNQVMAFHRGGLLFVFNWSGDRAIMDYVLPAPQKGEWRVVLDTDSARFGGFGRQDGSIPHFTDEDGNLSLYLLPRTALVLKRVGSAVMTRHAGQEEG, encoded by the coding sequence ATGAGAAGACCCCCTATTCCCGGTTTGGTGATGGCGGACGGATGGTTGCAGCCTTATTCCCGCCAGATACGCGACCGCCAGCGCTTGTTTGACCTGAAGATGAAAAGGATCAACCAGCATGCGGGTTCTCTGGAGGGGTATGCGCAGGGTTACCGTTATTACGGCCTCAACCGTGATCCGGAGACGAGCGCGTGGACGTACCGGGAATGGGCCCCTGCCGCCCGCGGCTTGTTCCTGACGGGGGATTTCAACGGCTGGGACCGGGAGAGCCACCCGCTGGTGCGGAATGAGCGCGGCGTGTGGGAGATTACACTGCCGCCTGATGCGCTGGCCCACGGGCAGAAGGTGAAGGTTCATGTGATCGGCGCGGACGGAACGGGGAAGGACCGTATTCCCGCCTGGATTACCAGGGCCGTGCAGGACCCCTCCACTTATGATTTTGCCGGAGAGGTGTGGATGCCGGAACACCCCTATGAGTGGCGGAATAACGGTTTTGACCCTTCCCGGATAGAGGTGCCGTTCGTTTATGAGGCGCATGTGGGCATGGGCGGGGAAGAGGGGCGCGTGCATACGTACCGTGAGTTTGCGGACGAGGTTCTCCCCCGCATCGCCGGCCTGGGTTATAATACCGTGCAGCTCATGGCCGTGCAGGAGCATCCCTATTACGGTTCCTTCGGTTACCATGTCTCCTCCTTCTTTGCTCCTTCCTCACGCTTCGGCACGCCGGAGGACCTGAAGTACCTGATTGACCAGGCGCACGGCCTGAACATCGCCGTGCTGCTGGACGTGGTGCATTCCCACGCCGTGAAGAATGAGGCGGAGGGGCTGAACAATTTTGACGGCTCCGGCGGCATGTATTTCCTGCCGGGAGAGCGCGGACATCATCCGGACTGGGATTCCTGCTGTTTTGACTATGGCCGGGACGAGGTGATCGAGTTCCTGCTGTCCAACGTCCGCTGGTGGCTGGAGGAGTTCCGCTTTGACGGCTTCCGCTTTGACGGCGTGACGTCCATGCTGTATTTCCACCGCGGGCATGAACCGTTCGGGGATTTGAGCGCGTACTTCGGGCCGTCCGTGGACCTGGACGCCGTGGCTTATTTGCAGCTGGCCTCCACGCTGATTCAGCGGGTGAGGCCGGGGGCGATCGCCATTGCGGAGGACATGTCCGGCATGCCGGGGCTGTGCCGCCCGGTGGATGAGGGGGGCCTGGGCTTTTCCCACAGGCTGGCCATGGGCATTCCCGATTACTGGATCAAGCTCCTCAAGGAGAAGAAGGATGAGGAGTGGAGCATGGGGGACATGTGGTATACGCTGACCAACAGGCGCTACGGAGAACCCCACGTGGCTTACTGCGAGAGCCATGACCAGGCCCTGGTGGGGGACAAGACGCTGGCGTTCCGCCTGATGGACGCGGAAATGTACTGGAAGATGGCCGTGGACCAGCAGAGCGTGGTCGTTGACCGCGGCATGGCGCTGCACAAGATGATCCGCCTGGTAACCATGGCGACGGGCGGGGAAGGCTGGCTGAATTTCATGGGCAACGAGTTCGGCCATCCGGAGTGGATTGATTTTCCGCGTGAAGGCAACGGCTGGTCCTATGAGCACTGCCGCCGCCAATGGTCCCTGGTGGACAATCCCTCCCTCAGGTTCAAGTTACTGAATGCCTTTGACCAGGCGATGGTCCGCATGGCCCTGGATGCCCGCCTGCTGAATAATCCGCCGCCGTTCCCGCTGAATATTGATGAGGGGAACCAGGTCATGGCGTTCCACCGCGGAGGCCTGTTGTTTGTGTTCAACTGGTCGGGGGACCGCGCGATCATGGATTACGTGCTGCCCGCGCCCCAGAAGGGGGAATGGAGGGTGGTGCTGGATACGGACAGCGCCCGCTTCGGCGGTTTTGGCCGGCAGGACGGCTCCATTCCGCATTTCACGGATGAAGACGGGAATCTTTCCCTGTACCTGCTGCCGCGCACGGCCCTGGTCCTGAAAAGAGTGGGCTCCGCCGTCATGACCCGGCACGCCGGGCAGGAGGAAGGGTAA
- a CDS encoding PEGA domain-containing protein, with product MTHGLLPHLFLLSAACCACISCTSAPRDMTIRSVPSGASLRVNGDYVGQAPVTLSLNRHKPIHVAADKPGCLSTEKTFYPEMTTQGAILWGSNNEKSKDFKTDTLTIRLKKAESGAPPLRELPAQW from the coding sequence ATGACCCACGGCCTTCTCCCGCACCTCTTCCTCCTTTCCGCGGCGTGCTGCGCGTGCATCTCATGCACCAGCGCCCCCAGGGACATGACCATCCGCAGCGTCCCTTCCGGGGCCAGCCTGCGCGTGAACGGGGATTATGTGGGGCAGGCCCCCGTCACCCTCTCCCTGAACAGGCACAAGCCCATTCACGTGGCGGCGGACAAGCCCGGCTGCCTTTCCACGGAAAAAACGTTTTATCCGGAGATGACCACGCAGGGAGCCATTCTGTGGGGGAGCAATAACGAAAAGTCCAAGGACTTCAAGACGGATACCCTGACCATCCGCCTGAAAAAAGCGGAATCCGGAGCTCCGCCCCTGCGGGAGCTGCCCGCGCAGTGGTAG
- a CDS encoding SufE family protein, protein MNYEERLQDLLDELDLFQDWTERYEYIISLGKKLPKMDESQKTDDSLIKGCQSRVWLHTQPDKGVLKLSADSDSLITKGLIAVFVRLLSGLPPEEILKADMSKLDKTGLKDHLAPTRANALNSMAAQIKQAAMNMVEHP, encoded by the coding sequence ATGAACTACGAAGAACGCCTGCAAGACCTGCTGGATGAACTGGACCTGTTCCAGGACTGGACGGAACGGTATGAATACATCATCAGCCTGGGCAAGAAGCTGCCGAAGATGGATGAATCCCAGAAAACGGACGACTCCCTCATCAAGGGCTGCCAGTCCCGCGTGTGGCTGCATACGCAGCCGGACAAAGGCGTGCTGAAACTCTCCGCGGACAGTGACTCCCTCATCACCAAGGGGCTCATTGCCGTATTCGTCCGGCTCCTCTCCGGACTGCCGCCGGAGGAAATCCTGAAGGCGGACATGTCCAAGCTGGACAAGACCGGACTGAAGGACCACCTGGCGCCCACCAGGGCGAACGCCCTCAACTCCATGGCCGCCCAGATCAAGCAGGCCGCCATGAACATGGTGGAACACCCCTGA
- the argF gene encoding ornithine carbamoyltransferase — protein MKNLLSIEQLTGDEIKDLLALGHKLKAERGHHEHLPLKGQTWALIFSKSSTRTRVSFEVGISELGGRPMFLSVHDIQLGRGEPIKDTARVLGRMIHGAAIRTYGQQEVEEFASFSGIPTINALTDEEHPCQILADLLTIEEIYGPGSWKDMKIAFVGDGDNNMSRSWMWAAKRLGFTLAIGAPTNYLPLEDFRRHLDCDNVIFTTDPVEAVRGASVINTDVWLSMGQEAEGLSKEKHFYPYQVNKELLAHAAPNHSAFHCLPAYRGKEITEDVLEHFAPVIFREAENRVHAQKAVLATLAEANRA, from the coding sequence ATGAAGAACCTTCTTTCCATAGAACAGCTTACCGGAGACGAAATCAAGGACCTGCTCGCGCTGGGCCACAAGCTCAAGGCGGAACGCGGCCATCACGAACATCTGCCCCTGAAAGGCCAGACCTGGGCGCTCATTTTCTCCAAATCCTCCACCCGCACCCGCGTCTCCTTTGAAGTGGGCATCAGCGAACTGGGCGGACGCCCCATGTTCCTTTCCGTCCATGACATCCAGCTGGGGCGCGGAGAACCCATCAAGGACACGGCCCGCGTGCTGGGCCGCATGATCCACGGTGCTGCCATCCGGACCTATGGCCAGCAGGAAGTGGAGGAATTCGCCAGCTTCTCCGGCATTCCCACCATCAACGCCCTGACGGATGAGGAACACCCCTGCCAGATTCTGGCGGACCTGCTCACCATTGAGGAAATCTACGGCCCCGGTTCCTGGAAGGATATGAAGATCGCCTTCGTGGGGGACGGGGACAACAACATGTCCCGCTCCTGGATGTGGGCGGCCAAGCGGCTGGGCTTCACGCTCGCCATCGGCGCGCCGACCAACTACCTGCCTCTGGAAGACTTCCGCAGGCATCTGGACTGCGACAACGTCATCTTCACCACGGACCCCGTGGAAGCCGTCAGGGGGGCTTCCGTCATCAACACGGACGTGTGGCTCTCCATGGGCCAGGAAGCGGAAGGCCTGTCCAAGGAAAAGCACTTCTACCCCTACCAGGTGAACAAGGAGCTTCTGGCGCATGCCGCGCCCAACCACTCCGCCTTCCACTGCCTGCCCGCCTACCGCGGCAAGGAAATCACGGAAGACGTGCTGGAGCACTTCGCGCCCGTCATCTTCCGGGAGGCGGAAAACCGCGTCCACGCCCAGAAGGCCGTTCTCGCCACGCTGGCGGAAGCAAACCGGGCATAA